The Hemicordylus capensis ecotype Gifberg chromosome 13, rHemCap1.1.pri, whole genome shotgun sequence sequence GAGAACACAACAGAACACCATACACAGCTAactatggggcagggggagagagtggCTACAAGGAGGCTCGCAGACCCACATACAAACAACGGACAGGATGTGCCAAGCCTAACATGGAAGTagtgaggagggggaaagggagggagaaatgggCGTCTTCTCCAcgaggaggaaagagaaaaccctttaaaaagagagagtccATCCTTGCGGTCCTCTTTCTTTGGGCAAGGCCCGGCCTTTTACAGTTTGGGGAGGAGCGTCTTTTGGCAGCAGCCGCCGACTTAGGCAGAGGGCTTCACACAGGCCGCCCCGGACTTGGAGCTGAGCAGCTTCTCCACCATGGTGCGGGCGTAGCGCAGGCGGCTGGCCAGCTCCTTGCAGCAGCCAAACTCCTCGATCAGGGTCAGCTTGTAGGTGCGGAACTCCCGCTTCTCGTTGATGTAGGTGACGGCAGCCATCAAGGGACACAGGATGATCTTGGTGTGGTCCTGGAAGCAGAGGGCAGGCAAGAGGCTGAGCACAGGGCAGGCTCACTGAAGAGGAGCCCTGTTCTTGGGGAGCGCTCGGTGCCACGATCCCCACGAACCCATTCAGCACCTGCCCAGGCAGGGCTCCACAACTACagctctcctgcagctgttggactacaacccccataatccctggctgctTAGCCAATGTGGAGGtgcagtccagccacagctgggaaGGCCCACGTTGGGGGCGGCCCCCTGCCAGGGGGAGAAACCCATCCTGGGGACAGGTTCTCCGTCATTCTGTCTCTCCTTCTCGTAGCAGAGACAAGGGCGAAGCTGGATAGTAGCCAAGTCCTTGGTGGGATGTTGCCCTCACCCTGCTAACCAGAGGTGGAGCAGCACTGCTTttgcgcattccaaagccttgggcagccagagagaaggcctggtcctgggtcaccagcaaaggagccggtggcaactgtaactgggtCTCCCCAGATGGTCTTAACAGGTGGCCGGGttcacagcagagaaggccctcccttCCCAACCCCAGAATCCACTccagtgtgcatgcgcatgtgcgtgcgcgcacaGGATGGGGGGCGGGGCTTGACTGCTCCCGCTGCATTACCTGGAAGAAGTTGATCTGCACCGTGCCATTGCTGAGATGCAGGATGATGGCACTGCGGGTCCGGAACCAGGTGCGCAGGTAGGGCAGCCGGGCCAGCTCGTCCCCCTCCCGGGGAGTGATGTTGGCCCCCGCTTTCAGCaagtgctcactcatgtagttCCGGAAGTATTTCAGCAGGGTGATCTGCAGGGGCAGAGACCCCCACGTTagccagcagcagggcagggaacaGGCTCAAAGCCGCTTCCGGGGGAAAGCCCCCTTCTGACTAGTAACAGGAGAGCGTGTTCGCTTGGGCAGGCGGGGCCAGCGCCCCCCTTTCCGCCCCACCAGATCAGCCCAGCTGGCCCCGCCAAGCCAGAGGCAGCTTTCCCTGCAAGAACAGGCCAGAGCTCGGCAGGGATTGGGAGGCGGCCCTCTGtctcagacacacacagacatgcaccgtggtgagggcaggccctctgcACACGAGCAGAGGTCTTGTGGCATCTCCTCCCCCGCACTGTACAAACCTTCTTGTGGAAGGCGTCTGGGTACGACCGCACGGAGAAGTACGACTCTGTGCCGTGCTGCTCGATGTACTGCAGGTTGTCTCCGTCGTTGTACATGATGAGGCGAGTGGAGTCGTTGAAGAGGACCCCGACACTGTTGTCACACAGCTGGTAGCCTGTGGGGAGAAGAGGCGGAAACACCCCCAGCTGCCTGGCTGCCCAACACGGACAGACTCGGCTGTCTTTCCAACAATAAGGAGTTCCCAATGGGATGGCTGTCTCAGAAGGCGGTCACCATCTCAATGAACGCCCCAGCTACTCCCCACCCCGACCCCAAGACGGAGAGGCGTCTTCAGGGCTCTTGAGCCCAACGCCGGGCCTCTGATGCTCGCCAGCTGGGTCACCCAAGCCAGCCGTGAACCGGCTACATTTGGGCAGCAATCAAAGGCATTCGGAGTACAAGCCAGATCCTCAACTCTGTTGCTGTCTCTGAGCCTCCAAACCCAACGCCCCCAAAGGTGGTCCCTCGCGGAGAGCCTCGTCTCAAAAGGAGGCGGCCGCCAGCTACCCACCTAGGCCGTACTTATCCGAGTAGTCCACCCACTTGCTGACCCAGAAGATGGGGATGCAGGCGGGGTCTTCGGCCTCCTCTGAAAGAGAGAATCCGGGTTATGGAGCAGAGCCGGGAGCGGAATTCAGCCAGCCCGGCCAGCcagctgcacacacaccccccccccccgcagaagtCACGTGCCTTGCTTCACGGGGACTCTCTCCGAGGGCTTGGAGGCATTGACCATGGTCAGCTGCTGCAAGAGATCCGCCAGGTGGCAATCCACTGGCTCGCTGGGATCCTGGAGGactgcctcttcctccttctcggGCATTTTGCCGGGTGCAGGGCTCCCTGGTCCTGAGGAGGGGAAGGGTGTGCGGTCAGAGAGTGCGGGCGGCCCTACACGCCAGTCGGACCAGCAGCCGGCCATCTCCCCAAAGCCCCtctgatgcgggggggggggggcacccactgccagcctccccttcGGTAGTGGGCACCTTTGGATACAGGGCTGAAGCAGCCCACTGCATGGACCGgaggccacctcctcctccccccaaacGCCTCCAGGGActcactgcctcccaccccaccccaccccctcaagaatgagcacacacacacgcactctctctctctcagcatccccccccccgcccgagatCCGTTTGCATGCAGTTTGGTCCCCAGCCTTTGTGCAGCCTCTCCAAGGTGCTTGGGAGAACCAGCAGGCCTTGCGTTTCTGATCCACTGCAGGCGGATGGACCCCTTTCTAAGCGGGGGAGGCAGCGCTTGGGGGTCTGGGGGAGGGCCCTTCTCGCCAGCTGCAACACCCCCTTCCTGCACAGACGCCACACCCCCACCCAAGGCAGCGACGCCCTGGCTGGGCAGGCTCCTTTTCAGCGGCTTCTCCCTGGATTTTCAGGGAGCCTTTCCCCAGCCAGCAGCTGGGAGAAGCGGCTCCTGCCACAGGCAGCGTCGGGGTCCACCACAGAGCCCCTCCAGGTCAGGCGGAATCCATTTCTggaacccccccgccccccgctcaccTTTGTTGACAACCGTGAGGGGCTTCCTCCCACTGGGGTCAAAGCCATTCGGGGCCAGGGAGAAGCGGGGTGGGATGGTGAGGCAGGTGGTGGGCAGCCGCGAAGGGATGTAGCCCGAGGTGAAGAACTCGTCGCCCAGCAGCTCGTCAACGGTGGGCCGGGCCGCCGGGTCGGACTGCAACATCTTCTGGATGAGGCTAGCAGCAATGGGGTTGATGTGCTGCAAGGCAGGGCCGCCGGGGCGTTGGCAAGCGAGCGGGGGCCCAGCAAGCCCCAGGCacgggcagcccccccccccccccgccgcggctcTTCTTGGGACACGGCACCTCACCCAGCTAGGCAAGGGGAGGTTCCCCTGGCAGGCGTGGTGGGGACCAGCACCTCTCTGCACACCTGAAGGAGGCTTTGCAGCAGCAATCTGTGTGGGGATCAGACCCCAGAGAGGCCCGTTTCGTCTTTATACCAGGGTCCCCATAGACTGCTAGAGGGGCTTCTGGCCCATCGCCCTGGCTCAGAGAGCAGGAGACAGACAGAGGCCCAGCCTGCCTctgtctgaagaagaagaagaggagagagccCGCCCACCCCCTCCAGCCCTCGGGACGAGAGGGTCCAGCCAGGGCCCCTGCGCCAGCGTCAGGAGTCGACAGGGGCCACTGCTGAAGTGCCGGCTACTCTGGCTGTGCCCGGACACCCGGCCGGAGCCGATGCCAGGCTGGCCCTGCGCCCAGCAAGCGCCTTACCGTGGGGATCGTGTACTCGTTGTTCTTAATTCGGACATAGGTTTCTTTTAGACAGGAGGTTTCAAAGGGGGGCTTTCCTACCAGGAGGGTGTACCTGCATGGCGAGACCAAGTAGGGAAACCCATCACCCCCGGATACAAGCCAGTGCAGCTCTCAGGCcaggcgcggcgggggggggggggagaggagcaacGGAAGCTGTTGCCGGAGAGCAGAGGCCGTGGAGTCTCCCGAGCTCCTCAGGACCCaccgctgccccccacccccacccccggcaccaAACATACATGATGCAGCCGATGGACCAGACGTCCACCTCAAAGCTGTGGCCTTTCTTGCCCAGCACCTCCGGGGCAATGTAGTTGGGGGTCCCACACAGggtcttctttctctccccatcgTACTCCACCTTCGTAGCCAAGCCAAAGTCACCTGGGGGAAacgaggagaagaagaagaacagagTGGCCTCTCCCGTCAAGGGTGCAGCCAAGGAGGACCCCGAACTCCCGTGGGGTTCTCCATATGTGCACCCAATAGGTCTAACCACCGAGACCAAAGCAGAGGGCTGGATTCCTGGCCCAGCCATGGCCAAGCAGGGGACCAGatggctttgtatgcagaagccccccccccacacacacacaccgagggctcattcctggcatctctggcTAAAGGGACCTCCAACAGCTGCTGTGGGGCTCAGATACAACCCACAAGCCCAGACCTCAAGACAGACGTGATGCGGCTCCTGAAGAGATTTAATGCAAGCAGCAAGAAAGCCGATGGGGAAGTGATTTGGTGTCTAGGTTGGTTTCTTGCAAAACACGGTCTGAAAATGACGCCCTGCAACAGAGCACGTGGATATGTGCTCCAGATCCAGCCAGGAGCCAGCTGCAGCCCCGAGACGCCTTCATCCAGCTTGAGGTGGTGGCAGATCCAAGGGGAAGAGCAGGAAtgaagagctgtttggcaccagCCGGCACAGGGGCTGCGGGCCCACCAGACACTGGGCTTCTccaatgccccccccgccccccaagggaAGACCCAGCTCCCAGGACCTTTGGAGGTGCGCAGGGATCCTGGAGGGCCCAGCAGACAGGAAGGGCccgggcagcccccccccccccgccaccttcctTACCTATTTTCACCTCCATGTCGTCATTCAGGAACAAGTTGCCCAGCTTGAGGTCTCGGTGGATGACCCGGTTGCTGTGCAGGTACTGGCAgcccaggatgatctgccttaaGTAGTAGCGCGCTTCAGGCTCCGTTAGTGCTTTCCGGCGCTTGTGCAGCTCCAGAAGGGactgagggggaggaagagaccCACGCTGAGAAAGGGGAGCCCCACGGTGCCCACCAAGACCCACCACCAAGAGTGCTCCTTCCAGCCTAATCCGGGCCTCAGAGCGGCGGCTCAGTTTCACTTTGGAGAGCCATGCACCCCATCCCAGCAGAAGCCTCGGCCTTCACCTTCTTCCCCAGCACCCACCAGTTTCTCTCGGGGCCCTCTTCCATCCCGCTGCCGCCATCTCaggctcttctccctcctccctccggTTCCCAGCCcccacatcccacccaccccccaccccggctggcCGACTTTTGGCTTCTTCTCCCAGCGCTGTGCTGCTCACCCACACTCCACGGGTGACACAGCCCCACCCTTTCCTGCCCGGACATTTGCAGACATTCCATGACGCcacaagagctcagccaatggccAAGGCGGGCCCAGAGGCAGGCCGGGGCCCCTTCTCATTTCCCAAGGTGCTGCAATTCAGGGGGCCAGTCATGGCCCCTCCAGGCACAGTCCAGATCTGCCAGCCACTCTCAGGGCCAGCAGCCGCCCGGCTTCCACTCCCCAGCACTCACAGATCTGCTGCAGAAAAGTCAGCCCTAGCTGTGAAGCATCCCTCAGGAGTCCCTCTCTCCGCTTCCTAAGCGGCTGGGTAGGACGACACCCTCTGCACCTGCTCGGAGGCACTCCTCTCCAGCTCCACGGTGGCCACCAGGCCAAGGAAACGTTGGCCAAGGAGCAGGCACTCACGCGCGGGCAGAAAACCCTCCCTGGCCACGGGGCGAGGCGCTGGCTGCGGTATTACAGAGAGCCGTAGTGGTGgcagtctgcacatgctcagggggcGCCCTTCTCCCGAATCGGGGGCGGGCCGACCGAGCAAGGAGGAGCGCTCAGCTCGGGCGACCCGCCTGTCATCCCCGGGCCAAGCCGGAGCTATGGCTACCGCTTGGCATGCCGCACGCCCGGGCCGTTGCTGCCCCTCGAGGCAGGGCTCCAGCCGCCGACgcccgcctccctccctgccaggctCTGCAGCGCCCCTCGGGGCGGCCTGCGGAACGGCCCGTCCAGGCCGGGCCTTACCCGT is a genomic window containing:
- the PLK1 gene encoding serine/threonine-protein kinase PLK1, yielding MSAAAVAGRGARPGGAGGVAAASGEPVGAGGAPAVSSSRAAAAKESAKAVPEVLLDPRSRRRYWLGRFLGKGGFAKCYEITDLESKEVFAGKIVPKSLLVKAPQKEKMTMEIAIHRSLQHRHVVAFHGFFEDSNFVFVVLELCRRRSLLELHKRRKALTEPEARYYLRQIILGCQYLHSNRVIHRDLKLGNLFLNDDMEVKIGDFGLATKVEYDGERKKTLCGTPNYIAPEVLGKKGHSFEVDVWSIGCIMYTLLVGKPPFETSCLKETYVRIKNNEYTIPTHINPIAASLIQKMLQSDPAARPTVDELLGDEFFTSGYIPSRLPTTCLTIPPRFSLAPNGFDPSGRKPLTVVNKGPGSPAPGKMPEKEEEAVLQDPSEPVDCHLADLLQQLTMVNASKPSERVPVKQEEAEDPACIPIFWVSKWVDYSDKYGLGYQLCDNSVGVLFNDSTRLIMYNDGDNLQYIEQHGTESYFSVRSYPDAFHKKITLLKYFRNYMSEHLLKAGANITPREGDELARLPYLRTWFRTRSAIILHLSNGTVQINFFQDHTKIILCPLMAAVTYINEKREFRTYKLTLIEEFGCCKELASRLRYARTMVEKLLSSKSGAACVKPSA